A window of the Streptomyces albireticuli genome harbors these coding sequences:
- a CDS encoding MFS transporter encodes MTKHALTYRDTPAGSAGPPPAIDKWAWLRAGVAVAAVGWGANQFAPLLLLYRSELGLSAATVQATFGLYAIGLVPGLLLGGPVSDRYGRRRLILPALFISLLGSLLLIAGGDALGLLFAGRVVSGIASGAAFSAGAAWIKELSLAGSAREANPGPRRATITMTMGFAMGPLVAGALAQWAPSPTVVAYLPHLALTLVSIPLVMRTPETCVSKRQDSLLRQLKVSAVREPRFRSVVMPLAPWVFGSASVALAYLPGLVKDQLGDSALVFSACVTALTGFAGILVQPLARRVDDPRKPRLIAMSMAIVVAGLLVAAAAAQWSQPVLVVAGTLVLGAGYGCCQVCGLLEVQRLAHPKDLAGLTAVYQALSYIGFAAPFLLAAFQEAIPASLLLVIAAGLATLTLIWTSLRAVRVQGAADATGPLGVTATAAGAGAPTGVTAPVLTDGTAPVPAGGVRSGDGPA; translated from the coding sequence ATGACCAAGCACGCGTTGACTTACCGCGACACCCCGGCGGGGAGTGCCGGGCCGCCGCCGGCCATCGACAAGTGGGCCTGGCTGCGCGCCGGGGTCGCCGTGGCGGCGGTGGGCTGGGGAGCCAACCAGTTCGCGCCGCTGCTGCTGCTCTACCGCTCCGAACTCGGCCTCTCGGCCGCGACCGTGCAGGCCACCTTCGGTCTGTACGCCATCGGGCTGGTCCCGGGCCTGCTGCTCGGCGGTCCGGTCTCGGACCGGTACGGCCGCCGCCGGCTGATCCTCCCGGCGCTGTTCATCTCCCTGCTCGGCAGCCTGCTGCTGATCGCGGGCGGGGACGCGCTGGGGCTGCTCTTCGCCGGCCGCGTGGTCTCCGGCATCGCCAGCGGCGCGGCCTTCAGCGCCGGCGCCGCCTGGATCAAGGAGCTCTCCCTCGCCGGGTCCGCCCGCGAGGCGAACCCCGGCCCCCGGCGGGCGACGATCACCATGACCATGGGCTTCGCCATGGGTCCCCTGGTGGCCGGTGCCCTCGCCCAGTGGGCGCCGTCGCCGACGGTGGTGGCGTACCTGCCGCACCTCGCCCTGACGCTCGTCTCCATCCCGCTGGTCATGCGCACGCCCGAGACCTGTGTGTCCAAGCGGCAGGACAGCCTGCTGCGGCAGCTGAAGGTGTCCGCGGTGCGCGAGCCCAGGTTCCGCAGCGTCGTGATGCCCCTGGCGCCCTGGGTGTTCGGCTCCGCGTCGGTCGCCCTCGCCTATCTGCCGGGCCTGGTCAAGGACCAGCTCGGGGACAGCGCCCTCGTGTTCAGCGCCTGCGTCACCGCGCTCACCGGTTTCGCGGGCATCCTCGTGCAGCCGCTGGCCCGCCGGGTGGACGACCCGCGCAAGCCCCGTCTGATCGCGATGTCGATGGCGATCGTCGTCGCCGGTCTGCTCGTCGCCGCGGCGGCCGCGCAGTGGTCGCAGCCGGTGCTGGTCGTGGCCGGGACGCTGGTGCTCGGCGCGGGTTACGGGTGCTGCCAGGTGTGCGGGCTGCTGGAGGTGCAGCGTCTGGCCCACCCGAAGGACCTGGCCGGGCTGACGGCCGTCTACCAGGCGCTCTCCTACATCGGGTTCGCCGCGCCGTTCCTGCTGGCCGCGTTCCAGGAGGCGATCCCCGCGAGCCTGCTGCTGGTCATCGCGGCGGGTCTCGCCACCCTCACCCTGATCTGGACGAGCCTGCGGGCCGTACGTGTCCAGGGCGCGGCGGATGCCACGGGCCCCCTCGGCGTGACCGCGACAGCGGCCGGCGCGGGCGCGCCCACCGGCGTCACCGCCCCCGTCCTCACCGACGGCACCGCCCCCGTCCCCGCCGGCGGTGTCCGCTCCGGCGACGGGCCCGCCTGA
- a CDS encoding cupin domain-containing protein produces MYVRTAAEDGHVRKNGIDVRQLYPWDGVVVPPWNSTFCTVRPHESSTEHAHATDETFIFTAGSGTVQVGDELRPVTEGDVIYIPHGNAHIVTNTSDDAPLTFISVYWLQPATGGDQATGGAQATTGEPARA; encoded by the coding sequence ATGTACGTACGTACCGCGGCCGAGGACGGCCACGTACGCAAGAACGGCATCGACGTCCGCCAGCTCTACCCCTGGGACGGCGTCGTCGTACCGCCCTGGAACAGCACCTTCTGCACCGTCCGGCCGCACGAGTCGAGCACGGAGCACGCGCACGCCACGGACGAGACGTTCATCTTCACGGCCGGGTCGGGCACGGTGCAGGTCGGTGACGAGCTGCGCCCCGTGACCGAGGGCGACGTCATCTACATCCCGCACGGCAACGCCCACATCGTCACCAACACCAGTGACGACGCGCCGCTGACCTTCATCAGCGTCTACTGGCTCCAGCCCGCCACCGGCGGCGACCAGGCCACCGGCGGCGCGCAGGCCACGACCGGAGAGCCGGCCCGTGCCTGA
- a CDS encoding class I tRNA ligase family protein translates to MPEPTTTPAPRRVNVSFSPPTPNGDLHLGHLSGPVLASDVCARSQKILGNDVVYACSTDDNQTYVVTTAQRLGVTPEALIQEALDSVRTSLDLAGVEVDLFERPDADYTEFVRDFFTHLWKHGAFDRREVDLPYDAEAGEYRAEAFVTGRCPTCLAHARAGVCEACGLYNLPGALLPSDSATALPTRPVSIWVLDLERYRSMLTNWYRSSDVELRPDLRKVVARTLEGRLPYIPITYPSDWGIQVDWDGPDAPPQAVNAWPEIYVGHLYWPQKVREQGRSGCDEFVQFIGIDNGFYNAFVYLALKLLAVRHGLPVELPVTRTLTNQYFLLEGRKFSTSKGDVVWAREYLEKAGRDRARFVLSLTSPELQQSEFSEQVAVNTLRDRFDTPLATIVETLGERLAGRSVDAPPSPWWTTAIEASVRRFEAAYDLEGFSIRKAAEALALHLEVLALRAGQVRTDDASDVSGALLFLWTLRTLAWPVTPDLSAAVAEAFGAGPAGAAAPLLRDAAVPPAGAFGALVV, encoded by the coding sequence GTGCCTGAGCCGACCACCACCCCCGCCCCCCGCCGCGTCAACGTCAGCTTCTCCCCGCCCACCCCCAACGGCGACCTGCACCTGGGTCACCTGTCCGGGCCGGTGCTGGCCAGCGACGTGTGCGCCCGTTCCCAGAAGATCCTGGGCAACGACGTCGTGTACGCGTGCAGCACCGACGACAACCAGACGTACGTGGTCACCACCGCGCAGCGGCTGGGCGTGACGCCCGAGGCCCTCATCCAGGAGGCCCTCGACAGCGTCCGGACGTCGCTGGACCTGGCCGGCGTCGAGGTCGACCTCTTCGAGCGGCCCGACGCCGACTACACGGAGTTCGTCCGGGACTTCTTCACCCACCTGTGGAAGCACGGCGCGTTCGACCGGCGCGAGGTCGACCTCCCGTACGACGCCGAGGCCGGGGAGTACCGGGCCGAGGCGTTCGTGACGGGCCGCTGCCCGACCTGTCTCGCCCACGCCCGGGCGGGCGTCTGCGAGGCCTGCGGCCTGTACAACCTGCCCGGTGCGCTGCTGCCGAGCGACTCCGCCACGGCGCTGCCGACCCGTCCCGTCTCCATCTGGGTCCTCGACCTGGAGCGCTACCGGTCGATGCTCACCAACTGGTACCGGTCCTCCGACGTCGAGCTCCGGCCCGACCTCCGGAAGGTCGTGGCCCGGACCCTCGAAGGCCGGCTGCCGTACATCCCGATCACCTACCCCAGCGACTGGGGCATCCAGGTGGACTGGGACGGTCCGGACGCCCCGCCGCAGGCCGTCAACGCCTGGCCGGAGATCTACGTCGGCCACCTCTACTGGCCGCAGAAGGTCCGTGAGCAAGGGCGGTCGGGCTGCGACGAGTTCGTCCAGTTCATCGGGATCGACAACGGCTTCTACAACGCGTTCGTCTACCTCGCGCTGAAGCTGCTCGCGGTCCGGCACGGCCTGCCCGTCGAGCTCCCGGTCACCCGCACGCTCACCAACCAGTACTTCCTGCTGGAGGGCCGCAAGTTCTCCACCAGCAAGGGCGACGTGGTCTGGGCGCGCGAGTACCTGGAGAAGGCCGGCCGGGACCGGGCGCGGTTCGTCCTGTCGCTGACCAGCCCGGAGCTCCAGCAGTCCGAGTTCAGCGAGCAGGTGGCCGTCAACACCCTCCGGGACCGCTTCGACACCCCCCTCGCCACGATCGTCGAGACACTCGGCGAGCGGCTCGCGGGCCGGAGCGTCGACGCACCGCCCTCACCGTGGTGGACCACCGCGATCGAGGCCAGCGTGCGGCGCTTCGAGGCCGCGTACGACCTGGAGGGCTTCAGCATCCGCAAGGCGGCCGAGGCGCTCGCGCTGCACCTGGAGGTGCTCGCGCTGCGGGCCGGGCAGGTGCGGACCGACGACGCGAGCGACGTGTCCGGCGCCCTGCTGTTCCTCTGGACGCTCCGCACGCTCGCCTGGCCGGTCACTCCGGACCTGTCCGCCGCGGTGGCCGAGGCGTTCGGCGCCGGTCCCGCGGGCGCGGCCGCACCGCTGCTGCGGGACGCCGCGGTCCCGCCGGCCGGGGCGTTCGGCGCGCTCGTCGTCTGA
- the panD gene encoding aspartate 1-decarboxylase produces MLRTFMRSKIHRASITDSNLNYVGSITISPELLDAADIGVHELVHVVNVNNGARFETYTILGAPGANEVIVNGAAARLVQPADKVIIIAYGQLSEDEVENHKPRVVHVDDSNKIIETATAA; encoded by the coding sequence ATGCTGCGCACCTTCATGCGTTCGAAGATCCACCGCGCCTCGATCACCGACAGCAACCTGAACTACGTCGGCTCGATCACGATCTCCCCCGAGCTGCTGGACGCCGCCGACATCGGCGTCCACGAGCTCGTCCACGTCGTCAACGTCAACAACGGCGCCCGGTTCGAGACCTACACGATCCTCGGCGCGCCCGGCGCCAACGAGGTCATCGTCAACGGCGCCGCCGCGCGCCTCGTCCAGCCCGCCGACAAGGTCATCATCATCGCCTACGGCCAGCTGTCCGAGGACGAGGTCGAGAACCACAAGCCGCGCGTCGTCCACGTGGACGACAGCAACAAGATCATCGAGACCGCCACGGCGGCATGA
- a CDS encoding SidA/IucD/PvdA family monooxygenase produces the protein MTDQQIYSVLGVGFGPANLSLAVTLEELGWTGRSRFVERAGDFQWQDEQLIAGADIQNNPFRDLTMPRDTGSRYTFVNYLASQGRLTDYLHLNAKFPLRREYAGYLRWVADAFRGSVDYGESATRLSVVDSPAGEVFRLETGSGREYLGEKVVIGTGRSPRIPAVFQRSLGPSVFHATRYLSSMRRLNGRDLKVAVVGGSQSAIEIVLDLLNRPDVGQVVSVQRGIGFRLKDTSPYSRRVFLPEFIDYFYPLPSEAKQRIRAELRSINYAACDQDVIDRLASVQHEYELMGSDRLRMLTFSEVAEVTPHAGGAVNRLTVRDVNHGTLSAYDADVVILATGFRDFGLGPDDEHYHPLLEGVADRLALNDYGLPAVARDYSVPVRQSYGPRPLRLYLNGLCEASHGMGDAGALAVLSARSTDIVESLMLEPDVVPERDGGLPADGLVAGERLRDEALR, from the coding sequence ATGACGGATCAACAGATCTACTCCGTGCTGGGCGTCGGGTTCGGCCCGGCGAACCTGTCCCTCGCGGTGACCCTGGAGGAGCTCGGCTGGACCGGCCGGTCGCGGTTCGTCGAGCGGGCCGGCGACTTCCAGTGGCAGGACGAACAGCTGATCGCCGGCGCGGACATCCAGAACAATCCGTTCCGCGACCTCACCATGCCGCGCGACACCGGCAGCCGCTACACCTTTGTCAACTACCTGGCCTCGCAGGGCAGGCTGACCGACTACCTCCACCTGAACGCCAAGTTCCCGCTGCGCCGGGAGTACGCGGGCTATCTGCGCTGGGTGGCCGACGCGTTCCGCGGGTCGGTGGACTACGGCGAGTCGGCGACGCGGCTCTCCGTGGTGGACTCCCCCGCCGGTGAGGTGTTCCGGCTGGAGACCGGCAGCGGCCGGGAGTACCTGGGCGAGAAGGTCGTCATCGGCACCGGGCGGTCGCCGCGCATCCCGGCGGTGTTCCAGCGCAGCCTGGGGCCCTCCGTCTTCCACGCGACCCGGTACCTCAGCTCCATGCGCCGCCTGAACGGCCGCGACCTCAAGGTGGCGGTCGTCGGCGGCAGCCAGAGCGCGATCGAGATCGTGCTCGACCTCCTCAACCGGCCGGACGTCGGGCAGGTCGTGTCCGTCCAGCGCGGCATCGGATTCCGGCTCAAGGACACCAGCCCGTACAGCAGGCGGGTGTTCCTCCCGGAGTTCATCGACTACTTCTATCCGCTCCCGAGCGAGGCGAAGCAGCGGATCCGCGCGGAGCTGCGCTCGATCAACTACGCGGCGTGCGACCAGGACGTGATCGACCGGCTGGCGAGTGTGCAGCACGAGTACGAGCTGATGGGCTCGGACCGGCTGCGCATGCTGACCTTCTCCGAGGTCGCCGAGGTCACCCCGCACGCGGGCGGCGCCGTCAACCGGCTCACGGTGCGCGACGTCAACCACGGGACGCTCAGCGCCTACGACGCCGACGTCGTGATCCTGGCGACGGGCTTCCGGGACTTCGGCCTCGGGCCCGACGACGAGCACTACCACCCCTTGCTGGAGGGCGTGGCCGACCGGCTCGCGCTGAACGACTACGGGCTGCCGGCCGTGGCGCGCGACTACTCGGTGCCGGTGCGGCAGTCCTACGGGCCGCGCCCGCTCCGCCTGTACCTCAACGGTCTGTGCGAGGCGAGCCACGGCATGGGGGACGCGGGGGCCCTGGCGGTGCTCTCCGCCCGGTCCACCGACATCGTCGAGTCCCTCATGCTCGAACCGGACGTCGTCCCCGAGCGGGACGGCGGGCTCCCGGCGGACGGACTCGTCGCCGGGGAGCGGCTGCGGGACGAGGCGCTCCGGTGA